A stretch of the Gossypium hirsutum isolate 1008001.06 chromosome D07, Gossypium_hirsutum_v2.1, whole genome shotgun sequence genome encodes the following:
- the LOC107956060 gene encoding uncharacterized protein: MAVNLLESQVPDKSHGQDKEWEKQIPDPKVRPESEVQKPVVMPPPFLGRLANDKKEKEEKKSSKCSGRWSSKRGLVGDERVNVGENVSAVLQKKVLPKYKDQGVIIQLSDRSVIYPEGLLEDVLVKVNELVFLADFYIINMEEDNSTNLSEIFLGIPFLSTASSKIDV, translated from the exons ATGGCAGTTAATCTTTTGGAATCTCAAG TTCCCGACAAAAGTCATGGGCAAGACAAGGAATGGGAAAAGCAGATCCCTGATCCAAAAGTTAGACCAGAATCAGAAGTTCAGAAACCAGTTGTGATGCCACCTCCTTTTCTAGGGAGGCTCGCAAATGATAAGAAAGAGAAGGAGgaaaaaaaatcttcaaaatgTTCAGGAAGGTGGAG TAGCAAGAGGGGGTTAGTAGGTGACGAAAGAGTGAATGTAGGAGAGAATGTCTCTGCAGTACTGCAAAAGAAAGTTTTGCCCAAATAcaaggaccaag GAGTAATAATCCAGTTGTCGGACAGGTCAGTCATCTATCCCGAAGGGTTGCTTGAAGACGTCCTTGTTAAAGTTAACGAATTAGTTTTCCTTGCAGATTTCTACATTATTAATATGGAGGAAGATAACTCAACTAATTTGTCTGAAATTTTTCTTGGAATACCGTTTCTAAGTACCGCAAGCTCAAAAATTGATGTTTAG